The Dioscorea cayenensis subsp. rotundata cultivar TDr96_F1 chromosome 19, TDr96_F1_v2_PseudoChromosome.rev07_lg8_w22 25.fasta, whole genome shotgun sequence genome includes a window with the following:
- the LOC120249431 gene encoding uncharacterized protein LOC120249431, which produces MVNRETSDVYLADKVNMPSQVKDVDGSTSMNGQQNRSELESSRPPKRKSHKNYSPCQIELTESIGDLLEPENYMNFTKFTLEYVAKEGKFSEDDSFVPKFGGHQTLEEREASFHATDQTIHCGFVKGPTEHPSSGFDLDEQDKDYLSACHVAVSSCIFGSSDYLRRPASKKIGTYSKKNVCFVMFLDELTLKTLSSEGQVPDNQGYIGLWRIVKVKNLPYTDMRRTGKVPKFLAHRLFPSARYSIWIDSKMRLNADPLLIIEYFLWRKRSEYSISNHYDRHCVWEEVLQNKRLNKYNHTAIDEQFLFYQSDGLTKFNKSDMNSPLPSFVPEGSFIVRAHTPMSNLFSCLWFNEVDRFTSRDQLSFAYTFLKLKRMNPGKPFFLNMFKDCERRAMTKLFHHRAEVQQLHP; this is translated from the exons ATGGTGAACAGAGAAACGAGTGATGTGTACTTGGCTGACAAAGTAAATATGCCTTCCCAAGTTAAAG ATGTTGATGGTAGCACCTCAATGAATGGTCAACAAAATAGATCTGAATTGGAGAGCTCAAGACCACCTAAACGAAAGTCACACAAAAATT ACAGTCCATGTCAAATCGAGTTAACAGAGTCAATTGGTGATCTTCTGGAACCAGAGAATTACATGAACTTTACAAAGTTTACACTTGAATATGTTGCAAAAGAGGGAAAATTTAGTGAGGATGATAGCTTTGTACCAAAATTTGGTGGTCATCAAACTCTTGAAGAGAGGGAAGCGTCATTTCACGCAACTGACCAAACGATACATTGTGGTTTCGTCAAAGGACCAACTGAGCATCCCAGCTCTGGTTTTGATTTGGATGAGCAAGATAAGGATTACCTGTCTGCTTGTCATGTGGCGGTGTCATCATGCATTTTTGGAAGTTCGGACTATTTGAGAAGACCTGCAAGCAAGAAG ATTGGCACATATTCTAAGAAGAATGTATGCTTCGTCATGTTCCTGGATGAGCTAACGCTGAAAACACTTTCTTCAGAAGGACAAGTTCCTGACAATCAGGGATACATTGGCTTGTGGAGAATTGTCAAAGTGAAAAACTTACCGTACACGGACATGCGGAGAACTGGAAAAGTGCCAAAATTTTTAGCACACAGACTCTTTCCATCAGCAAG GTATTCAATCTGGATTGACAGCAAAATGAGATTAAATGCTGACCCACTTCTcatcattgaatattttttgtgGAGAAAGAGGTCAGAGTATTCTATTTCAAATCATTATGATAGACATTGTGTCTGGGAGGAAGTTCTCCAAAACAAGCGCTTGAATAAGTACAACCATACAGCCATTGATGAACAGTTTCTGTTCTATCAGTCTGATGGCCTTACAAAGTTCAATAAATCTGATATGAATAGTCCTCTTCCAAGTT TTGTGCCTGAAGGTTCATTTATTGTGCGTGCTCACACGCCCATGTCAAATTTGTTTTCCTGCTTATGGTTTAATGAAGTCGACCGCTTCACTTCACGAGATCAGTTGAGTTTCGCATACACTTTTCTGAAGCTGAAGAGAATGAACCCTGGAAAACCATTTTTCCTTAACATGTTTAAG gATTGTGAGCGAAGAGCCATGACGAAATTATTCCATCATAGAGCAGAAGTCCAGCAGCTGCATCCCTGA
- the LOC120249430 gene encoding cullin-3B-like, protein MSAQKKRNFKIEAFKHRVEVDPKYADKTWRVLEHAIHEIYNHNASGLSFEELYRNAYNMVLHKYGEKLYLGLVTTMTLHLKEMCKSVESAQGGLFLEELNRRWGDHNKALQMIRDILMYMDRTFVPINHKTPVHELGLNLWRDNIIHCSKIQTRLQNTLLDLIHRERTGEVINRGLMRNITKMLVDLGSCVYQDNFEKHFLEVSADFYRVESQQFIDNCDCGEYLKKAERRLNEEIERVSQYLDAKSETKITYVVEKEMIDNHMQRLVHMENSGLVNMLMDDKYDDLSRMYNLFHRVPEGLSTIREVMTAHLRETGRQLVTDVDKLKDPVDFVQHLLDVRYKFDKIITTAFNNDKTFQNALNSSFEYFINLNNRSPEFISLYVDDKLRKGLKGVSEEDVETVLDKVMMLFRYLQEKDVFEKYYKQHLAKRLLSGKTVSDDAERSMIVKLKTECGYQFTSKLEGMFTDMKTSQDTMQGFYASQSFDSGESPTLAVQVLTTGSWPAQPSAPCNLPAEILSVCERFRAFYLGTHTGRRLSWQTNMGTADLKAIFGKGQKHELNVSTYQMCILMLFNSSDCLNYKEIEEATEIPSADLKRCLQSLACVKAKNVLRKEPMSKDIGEDDAFYFNDKFTSKFFKVKIGTVVAQKESEPEKLETRQRVEEDRKPQIEAAIVRIMKSRRVLDHNNIVAEVTKQLQSRFLPNPVVIKKRIESLIEREFLERDKTDRKLYRYLA, encoded by the exons ATGAGCGCACAGAAGAAGCGGAACTTCAAGATCGAGGCGTTCAAGCACCGGGTGGAGGTCGACCCAAAGTATGCTGATAAGACGTGGAGGGTCCTTGAGCATGCTATCCATGAGATCTACAATCATAACGCTAGTGGCCTCTCATTCGAGGAGCTTTATAG GAACGCTTACAATATGGTGTTGCACAAATATGGAGAAAAGCTGTATCTTGGTCTTGTGACCACGATGACATTGCACCTAAAAGAAATGTGTAAATCTGTAGAGTCTGCACAGGGTGGACTGTTTCTTGAGGAACTGAACCGACGATGGGGGGATCACAACAAGGCTTTGCAGATGATCCGAGATATATTGATGTACATGGATAGAACCTTTGTTCCTATTAATCATAAGACACCTGTTCATGAACTTGGACTGAATCTCTGGAGGGACAATATCATCCACTGCAGCAAAATACAGACCCGGTTACAAAACACACTCCTTGACCTTATTCACAGAGAGAGGACTGGAGAAGTTATAAACCGTGGATTAATGAGGAATATAACAAAGATGCTGGTGGATTTGGGATCTTGTGTGTACCAAGATAATTTTGAGAAGCATTTTCTTGAGGTCTCAGCTGATTTTTACAGAGTTGAGTCTCAGCAGTTCATTGATAATTGTGATTGTGGTGAGTACCTTAAGAAAGCTGAGAGAAGGCTTAATGAGGAAATAGAGAGGGTTTCACAGTACTTAGATGCTAAAAGTGAAACTAAAATAACTTACGTCGTTGAGAAGGAGATGATTGATAACCACATGCAGAGGTTGGTCCACATGGAAAACTCTGGTCTTGTGAATATGCTTATGGATGATAAGTATGATGACTTGAGCAGAATGTACAACTTATTCCACAGAGTCCCTGAAGGACTCTCAACGATTAGAGAGGTTATGACTGCTCATCTTCGAGAAACTGGAAGGCAGTTAGTAACTGATGTGGACAAATTGAAGGATCCTGTGGATTTCGTTCAGCATCTATTAGATGTTAGATACAAATTTGATAAGATCATTACAACTGCATTTAATAATGACAAAACATTCCAAAATGCATTAAACTCTTCATTTGAGTACTTCATCAATCTGAACAATAGGTCTCCTGAGTTCATATccttgtatgttgatgataagCTCCGGAAAGGCCTGAAAGGGGTCAGTGAAGAGGATGTAGAAACTGTCTTGGACAAAGTGATGATGTTATTCAGATACCTGCAAGAGAAGGAtgtgtttgaaaaatattacaagCAACACTTGGCCAAACGCCTGCTTTCTGGTAAGACAGTCTCTGATGATGCAGAGAGAAGTATGATTGTGAAACTAAAGACAGAATGTGGCTATCAGTTCACTTCTAAGTTAGAAGGCATGTTTACAGATATGAAGACCTCTCAGGATACCATGCAAGGCTTCTATGCCAGCCAATCTTTTGATTCTGGTGAGAGTCCAACCCTTGCTGTCCAAGTCTTAACAACTGGGTCCTGGCCTGCACAACCTAGTGCCCCTTGCAACTTGCCAGCTGAAATTCTTAGTGTATGTGAAAGGTTCAGAGCATTTTATCTTGGAACACACACTGGGAGAAGGTTGTCATGGCAGACAAATATGGGGACAGCAGACCTTAAAGCAATCTTTGGAAAAGGCCAGAAGCATGAACTTAATGTCTCAACTTATCAGATGTGTATCCTCATGCTCTTTAATTCATCTGATTGCCTGAATTATAAAGAAATTGAAGAGGCTACTGAGATACCATCAGCAGACCTGAAGAGATGCCTTCAATCCCTTGCTTGTGTCAAGGCTAAAAATGTTCTTCGCAAGGAACCCATGAGTAAAGatattggtgaagatgatgctttCTACTTCAATGACAAATTCACTAGCAAGTTCTTCAAGGTTAAAATAGGTACGGTTGTGGCACAGAAGGAATCAGAGCCAGAGAAGCTTGAGACTCGCCAGAGAGTAGAGGAAGACCGGAAACCTCAAATTGAGGCTGCCATTGTGAGAATTATGAAATCCAGACGGGTTTTAGATCATAATAACATTGTGGCTGAGGTAACAAAACAGCTACAATCTCGGTTCCTGCCAAATCCTGTTGTGATTAAGAAACGAATCGAGTCACTTATCGAGCGTGAGTTCTTGGAGCGTGATAAGACTGACCGGAAGTTGTATCGGTACCTTGCCTGA